The following are encoded together in the bacterium genome:
- the pheA gene encoding chorismate mutase: protein MSARKLNRLRSQIDRLDQKILGLLNDRSRVVLQVGKIKEASRKEVYAPQREKDLLDRLTRRNGGPFPNHALRAVFREILSASRALQSPLKVAYFGPAGSFTNLAALKQFGRSTDLAPEPSISKVFDAVEHDRARFGVVPIENSTEGIVGATLDAFVDSTLNIVAEITLPISHHLMARGSSLKGIRKIYSHPQAIAQCRTWLDENAPNLPVVEVENTARAAERAAEEPDAAGIAGEHAAEVYGLKILRRNIEDNPNNRTRFV from the coding sequence ATGTCCGCGCGCAAGCTCAATCGTCTCCGTTCCCAAATCGACCGGCTCGACCAAAAGATCCTTGGGCTGTTGAACGACCGCTCGCGCGTCGTCCTCCAGGTCGGAAAGATCAAGGAGGCCTCGCGCAAGGAGGTCTACGCCCCGCAGCGCGAGAAGGATCTCCTTGACCGCCTGACGCGCCGGAACGGCGGCCCGTTCCCCAATCACGCCCTCCGGGCGGTCTTTCGGGAAATCCTTTCGGCCTCGCGGGCCCTCCAGTCTCCGCTCAAGGTGGCGTATTTCGGCCCGGCGGGCTCGTTCACCAATTTGGCGGCCCTGAAACAGTTCGGCCGGTCGACGGATCTCGCACCCGAGCCGTCCATCTCCAAGGTCTTCGACGCCGTGGAACATGACCGGGCGCGGTTCGGGGTCGTGCCCATCGAGAACTCGACGGAGGGCATCGTGGGAGCGACGCTGGATGCCTTCGTCGATTCCACCTTGAACATCGTGGCCGAGATCACATTGCCCATCTCTCACCACCTGATGGCGCGCGGATCGAGTCTGAAGGGGATCCGAAAGATCTACTCGCATCCCCAGGCCATCGCCCAGTGCCGGACCTGGCTGGACGAGAACGCGCCGAATCTGCCGGTGGTGGAGGTGGAGAATACGGCGCGCGCGGCGGAGAGGGCGGCGGAGGAGCCGGACGCGGCGGGCATCGCGGGCGAGCACGCGGCGGAAGTTTACGGGCTCAAGATCCTCCGGCGCAACATCGAGGACAATCCGAACAACAGGACCCGCTTCGT